In Cuculus canorus isolate bCucCan1 chromosome 8, bCucCan1.pri, whole genome shotgun sequence, a single genomic region encodes these proteins:
- the CNN3 gene encoding calponin-3, translating to MTHFNKGPSYGLSAEVKNKIALKYDPQIEEDLRNWIEEVTGLSIGANFQLGLKDGIILCELINKLQPGSVKKINQSKLNWHQLENIGNFIKAIQVYGMKPHDIFEANDLFENGNMTQVQTTLVALAGLAKTKGFHTTIDLGVKYAEKQARSFDAGKLKAGQSVIGLQMGTNKCASQAGMTAYGTRRHLYDPKMQTDKPFDQTTISLQMGTNKGASQAGMLAPGTRRDIYDQKHILQPVDNSTISLQMGTNKVASQKGMSVYGLGRQVYDPKYCAAPTEPVIHNGSQGTGTNGSEISDSDYQAEYPDDYHGEYQDDYQRDYHGQYSDQGIDY from the exons ATTGCCCTGAAATATGACCCCCAGATTGAAGAAGATCTGCGTAACTGGATAGAAGAGGTTACAGGGCTGAGCATTGGTGCAAACTTTCAACTGGGATTAAAAGATGGCATAATCTTATGCGA GCTTATAAATAAGCTCCAGCCAGgatcagtgaagaaaattaatcaatCAAAACTAAATTGGCACcag cTGGAGAACATTGGGAATTTTATCAAAGCCATCCAAGTCTATGGCATGAAGCCACATGATATTTTTGAAGCAAATGatctttttgaaaatggaaatatgaCTCAAGTGCAGACAACTCTCGTGGCGCTAGCAGGTCTG GCAAAAACAAAAGGTTTTCATACTACAATTGATCTTGGTGTCAAATATGCAGAGAAACAAGCACGAAGTTTTGATGCAGGAAAACTAAAAGCTGGTCAAAGTGTAATTGGCCTGCAA ATGGGCACCAACAAGTGTGCCAGTCAGGCAGGCATGACTGCATATGGAACTAGAAGACACCTCTATGATCCAAAAATGCAAACTGATAAGCCATTTGACCAGACGACAATTAGCCTACAGATGGGCACTAACAAAGGAGCCAGTCAG GCTGGTATGCTGGCACCAGGTACCAGGAGAGACATCTACGATCAGAAGCACATATTACAACCAGTGGATAACTCAACCATTTCACTACAAATGGGTACCAACAAAGTGGCTTCACAGAAAGGAATGAGTGTGTATGGGCTTGGACGACAAGTGTATGACCCTAAGTACTGTGCTGCACCAACAGAACCTGTCATCCATAACGGCAGCCAAGGAACAGGAACTAATGGGTCAGAAATCAGCGATAGCGATTATCAGGCAGAATACCCGGATGACTATCACGGAGAGTACCAAGATGACTATCAAAGAGATTACCATGGTCAGTACAGTGACCAGGGCATTGATTATTAG